Below is a window of Dietzia timorensis DNA.
TCGGAATGTGGCCGGACCGGCCCGACCTGGCCCAGAACTGCAATCTCGAGGACTTACCGCGACTCACCGGTGTCCCGGTTATCGGCAAGCTGCCCGCGGCAGTGGGACGCCTGGGACCAGGGGAGTTTCGGGCCGGTGCGAGAAACTGGCTCGAAGGAGGCGCTCTGACCCTACTGCGGTAGAGCTTCGGGCTAACATGAGATTCGCGTCATAATTTCGGCGCGGTGATTTTGTATGTGCACAACGACGGGAAGCAGGTAAGCGAGAGTGACTATCGCTTCGGACCAGATCGAGCAGGCGGCGCACGCCGACGAGCGGGACATCCTCGAAATCGCTCGGGAACAGGTGCTCGAGCAGGGCGTGGGGCTTGACGCCGAACAGACGCTGAAGGTGCTGCAGTTGCCCGACGAGCGTCTCGAGGAGCTGCTCCAGCTCGCGCATGATGTGCGCATGCAGTGGTGTGGCCCGGAGGTCGAGGTCGAGGGCATCATCTCCCTCAAGACCGGCGGATGCCCCGAAGACTGCCATTTCTGCTCACAATCCGGGCTGTTCACCTCCCCGGTGCGGTCGGCGTGGATCGATATCCCGTCGCTTGTCGAGTCGGCTAAGCAGACCGCCAAGTCCGGGGCGACCGAATTCTGCATCGTCGCCGCCGTTCGTGGCCCGGACAAGCGGTTGCTGTCCCAGGTGGCGGCGGGCATCGAGGCCATTCGTGCCGAGGTCGATATCGAGATCGCATGCTCGCTGGGAATGCTCACGCAGGAACAGGTCGATCAGCTCGCCGCAATGGGCGTACACCGGTACAACCACAACCTGGAAACCGCGCGTTCGCACTTCCCGAACGTGGTCACCACCCACTCATGGGAAGAGCGATGGGACACCCTGCGCATGGTTCGCGACGCGGGAATGGAGGTGTGCTGCGGTGGAATCCTCGGAATGGGCGAGACACTTGAACAGCGTGCCGAGTTCGCAGCGGATCTCGCTTCGCTCGAACCCGACGAGGTCCCGCTCAACTTCCTCAATCCGCGCCCGGGCACACCTTTCGGCGATCTCGAGGTGCTAGAACCGACCGAGGCGCTCAAGTCGGTCGGCGCGTTCCGCCTGGCACTCCCGCGGACGATCCTGCGCTACGCCGGTGGACGCGAGATCACCCTCGGCGATCTCGGCGCCAAGCAGGGCATCATGGGCGGGATCAATGCCGTTATCGTCGGCAACTACCTCACGACGCTCGGCCGTCCCGTCGAGAGCGACCTCGACATGCTCGAGGACCTGTCTATGCCGATCAAGGCGCTCAACGACACACTGTGACCATGACCGAAAAATCCGTGCACGGCGCGTCCGGGGCAGCAGCGCTCCGCGACGCGCTGTTCGCCGGCGCTGACTACGCTTTCGATCCCTTTACCGGCGTACCCGCAGGCGAGGCGCCTCGGCGGTTCCGGGCTGCCGAGCTTGGTTTGGAGGCGCCGCGATACTGCCCGCTGTGCGGGCGTCGCATGATCACCCAAGTCCTGCACACCGGATGGCGCTCGAAATGTTCGCGCCACGGTAGCGCCGAGAGCGCGGAAATCGATGCCGCGAGGGAAGCAGCCCGCGACCCCTTTGCCGAACATGAATAAATCCGTGATCGCCCGTGCCGGACGCACGGTGCCGCTACTGATCCTCCCCTTCGTCGTTGTCGCCGCGGCGTGGACGATCGCCGCGCCGCGACTGCGCGTCGTCGCACTCGGCGATGGCACCGGCTCGCCCACTTACGGCTCGAGCGGGGCGGAAGTGTCCGCCACGATCATGCTGTCGGCGATGCTCTTCGGCGCTGGTGCAGCGGCCGCCCTGGTGTTGTGGCGAAGGCACTCACGCCTTCGCGCACTACCGCCCGCACTGTGGGCCTGGCTCGGCATCGGCGCACTCGGGGCAGTGACCTCTACGGCGTCCCTGGCGCTTGCCAGGCTGGTGTTCTCAGCCGACACGAATGCCGCGGAAGGCACGATCATCGAACTCGCCCCCCGACTGGCGCGCCAGGTCATGACAGCAGGCCAGAGCACGCAGGCCGTAGAAAACATCGCGATGGCCGCCTGGGCAGCGGGCGGCGCCCTCACCGTGTGGTTTGTGGCCGCGTACATGTCATTCGGTAGAGACCTGCGATAATAGGGCTTCCAGTCGTATCGAGGCGCCTGCCCGCGACGGTACGACGCTGACGATTCGAGCGGCAAACCGCCGCGTCGATGCAAAGGAACGTTGACGATCATGACGAGCGCGAGCGCACCTGCCACCACCATTTTGAGCTCCGACCTGCGCGAAAAGGTCACCCGCACCGCGCACGGCTGGGACGGGGTCGCCCCGGACGAGCACTGGGCCGCGGAGATCCGCCGCTTGGCGGAGGAACGGGACGCCACGATCCTGGCGCACAACTATCAGGTGGGACCGATCCAGGACATCGCCCACCACGTCGGCGACTCGCTCGCGCTCTCTCGCATCGCGGCCTCCGCAGATACCGAGACGATCGTGTTCTGTGGCGTGCATTTCATGGCAGAAACCGCGAAGATCCTGTCGCCGGACAAGACCGTACTTATTCCCGACGCCGAAGCCGGCTGTTCGCTTGCCGATTCGATCACCGAAGAGCAGCTGCGCGATTGGCGCTCCGAGCACCCCGGCGCGGTCGTGGTGAGCTACGTCAACACCACTGCAGCCGTGAAGGCGCTCACCGACGTCTGTTGCACCTCGTCCAATGCCGTCGACGTCGTCGCTTCCATCGACCCCGATCGGGAGGTGCTGTTCCTGCCCGACCAGTTCCTCGGTGCCCACGTGCGCCGCGAGACCGGCCGCGAGAATATGTACGTATGGGCCGGCGAGTGCCACGTGCACGCCGGCATCAACGGCAAGCAGCTCAGCGACCAGGCCGAAGCGCACCCCGGCGCCGAACTGTTCGTGCACCCCGAATGCGGCTGTGCGACAAGCGCCCTCTATCTCGCCGGCGAAGGCGCGGTCGAGGAGGACAAGGTCAAGATCCTTTCCACCGGTGGAATGGTCGACGCCGCCCGCGCCTCCGGCTCCAGCGAGGTCCTCGTGGCCACCGAGATCGGGATGATCCACCAGCTGCGCAAGGCCGCCCCGGAGATCGATTTCCTCGCCGTCAACGAAAATGCCTCGTGCCCATACATGAAGATGATCACCCCGGCCGCGTTGCTCCGTTGCCTCACCGACGGCGCCGATGCCGTCCACGTCGACCCGGTCACGGCGGAGGCCGCCCGCGGCTCGGTCGAGCGGATGATCGCCATCGGCAACCCCGGGTCGGGAGAATGATCGCCCCGCGAGAGGGAAGCGGCGGGTCGTTCGTGGGCGAGCGCTCAGCGGCGTTCACCTCCGGTGTGGATGACGCCGGGCGCAGCGCACTCCGGGCCGCCCTGAGGGTCGCCCTGGACGAGGACCTGGCACGCGGACCGGACGTCACGTCGATTGCGACCGTTC
It encodes the following:
- the bioB gene encoding biotin synthase BioB, translated to MTIASDQIEQAAHADERDILEIAREQVLEQGVGLDAEQTLKVLQLPDERLEELLQLAHDVRMQWCGPEVEVEGIISLKTGGCPEDCHFCSQSGLFTSPVRSAWIDIPSLVESAKQTAKSGATEFCIVAAVRGPDKRLLSQVAAGIEAIRAEVDIEIACSLGMLTQEQVDQLAAMGVHRYNHNLETARSHFPNVVTTHSWEERWDTLRMVRDAGMEVCCGGILGMGETLEQRAEFAADLASLEPDEVPLNFLNPRPGTPFGDLEVLEPTEALKSVGAFRLALPRTILRYAGGREITLGDLGAKQGIMGGINAVIVGNYLTTLGRPVESDLDMLEDLSMPIKALNDTL
- the nadA gene encoding quinolinate synthase NadA, with amino-acid sequence MTSASAPATTILSSDLREKVTRTAHGWDGVAPDEHWAAEIRRLAEERDATILAHNYQVGPIQDIAHHVGDSLALSRIAASADTETIVFCGVHFMAETAKILSPDKTVLIPDAEAGCSLADSITEEQLRDWRSEHPGAVVVSYVNTTAAVKALTDVCCTSSNAVDVVASIDPDREVLFLPDQFLGAHVRRETGRENMYVWAGECHVHAGINGKQLSDQAEAHPGAELFVHPECGCATSALYLAGEGAVEEDKVKILSTGGMVDAARASGSSEVLVATEIGMIHQLRKAAPEIDFLAVNENASCPYMKMITPAALLRCLTDGADAVHVDPVTAEAARGSVERMIAIGNPGSGE